The window ctgaaaactgGTTTGCATTTAAACTTTGAAAGTATACATAGCTAAGGCTGTATGGTTAAAATAATTGATAGAGATAGGGAGGGAGAAAGTGTCACAGTTATAAAGCATGTGAGGGGAGTCCGGGGTTCCTGTTATTTCCATGTCTTTTTGGTTTCTCCCTTTCGTTATAAGAGCCGACTCTGTAGAAAGGAtttaaagacaattaaaaagATCAAAAGATAATTAATCACACATGTACAGATACACTTGTTAAACATGCTGTATGCATTTTCCTGCAGTGTTGTCTTGCCGTCCTTACCTCCCTCTGCATTTCAGGCACACTCTGCCCCACACTGTCTTCACCATGGCTTCCCTCAGAGCCGGGCTGCCCCAGATGTATACAGACGGAGTGCACACTGCGTTGAAACGAGCCATGATGGCAAACAGATTAGTGGCCTCGTTCCTAGACGTCAGCCCGCCTACTCCTGTAAATCTGATGATTATATTTACAAAAGAGGGGCACCACAACACCAAGAAGCTTATGACAACAAAGATGATGATTCTTAATGATTCCTTCTTGCTCTCTTTTTCGGCACTGGGAGGGTCTCTGGCAAGTTGTACTCTGGCAACCACATAGAGTTTGATAGTCATGGCCACTTTGGTTACCAAGATCATCTGAAAGAGGACGATGCTAATTACGTACATCTGTATTGCTTTAGAAGATGGCAACAGATTCCTGGCCAACAGGTGAGCCGAATTGTATACCCAGCAGTAGATGTTAATGCCTATCACAAACTGTCTTGTAACAAAGCGACTGTAGATGAATGGGTGGCACACGGCAAAATAGCGGTCAAACTGTGcgaacaaaaatgtcaaaatattgaCCCCTAGTAGTGATGGTAAAATATTATAAGTTCCATTCCTAGGCGGGTATCCCTCTTGAACATCAAACAGACCGAGATAATACACTGAGACCCCAACAAGCGTGTCACAAATACTGGTGTTGAGCATGAAAATGAACCTGTTCTGGAGGCGGAGCGCTGAGGTGGCCAATATGCTGATGACTACCGATCCGGCTACCAGAACAGTAACCGTTGCAAATATGATCTGGAAAATAAAGATGACATAGTCCTGAGGACTTTCAAAGTCCACTGATAGAGGAACTCCTCCTCTGATAGAGTCTGTGATGTTGGCAGGGAGCATGTTTATGCGCTAATGGTTCTGAAGTGCAGCCTTTATATGCAAAGGTTACAACGTGAAGTCAGCAGTCTTACTCTTCTGAGACACTGatgctgtaatgttttttttttaatacaaatcccagaagtcatttaaaatgtgaagctTTTTTCACGTGCAGCTAATAGGCTTTTAAAGGACATGTGTTGTGCTGTAATTTATACGTCTTCATCCTTCATCAcgttttacatttattacatttatatagcCCATTAAACAGCCTTCTCACCAAAGTACTTAACATTGATAGACATATTAACATATGTGTGCATgttgaaatacaaacatattacagtaaaaagtagtttaaacacaaaaatatgtgaaaacataaaaaaggtaacacacaattaaaaaccAGAGAATAAATGTCAGATGTGAAAAGTaactttttaataaagaaaacacagtacAACAGTAAAGTATTCCTAAGTTCTCTGATTGCTTACTCCCAAACTTGAATTTAAATACACGTTAAAGCTTATTTATGTGTTATTAGtaatgtataaaacaaaactCCAGCACCAGGAGCTGTCCATACATGAACTCGTGtaataaaatgtgcttaaagATTTTAATGCAACCTAAAAGGACtttcagtatttatttgaagGTCAAAAAAAAGAGTTTCCTCTTTCAGAGTCAGATGCATTGAGAGAgagtttagtttttaaaatgtcttaattcaatgtagaaataaaatacaattcaatgtAGTTTGCTATATATTGCCATATTTTCATTgtcctagtttttttttttttagcttttcagGTTCTTTGTACTATATTTcaatttggtgtaaatacttgtctttagcatttccttttttaatgctaaatagtttcttaaaaaatcttattttaattatctttatatttttgttcatgttCAAACACCAAAAGAGAactggcaataaacctgattctgattctgatctgctTTGAATCCACGTATGCTGGAAAACACAATTTCTATCGGGACAtataacaattattttttaataactagttcattgaaatatataataataataataataataataataataataataataataataataataataataataataataataataattaaccaACCGAAACTAAAGATGTATTATTCCATCGGTTTGAAACCGTATTGCATTATCAAAATCCTTCATAGAAAAAATTCTAAATACAAATAGGGACCTGCCCAGCCAAAATAGATAACATACGGTAAATAGTTTTAttaagaatttaaataaaatgcacatattGTCTTCAcagaacatttggaaaaatcTAATGGCTtcttaaactttaaaaagtaaacagaagaGTGGCCTAAATAAAGCATGCAAATCCTGTCAGACGAGCAATCTGCATTTCATATTCAGAACAACCTATCAAAACATACTCATGGCAGATAAAATTATCGTTTAtaaaattcatatttttccatCCCCTCAAGTTATGTTGTACAGTCCCTTATCTCCGAATCCTTGCTGACGGAGTCCTTGGTTAACACGTGTCATGTCTACGGTCTGAACTAGAGGAGCAGCCAACTCAACTCTGTTCATTGCAGGTCTATTGTGGAGGGAAAGGAACATAGTCTTTATTGCAGTAATAGGTACATTTTTCCTTTCACCGCTTCCTGCATCTCGGGCACAATTTGCCCCACACATGCTTCACCGTGGCCTGTCTGAGAGCCGGGCTGCCCCACAGGTACACGGCTGGAGTACACACAGCGCTCAGACGAGCTAAAATGGCAAAAAGATTGGTGGCCTCGTTCCTAAATATCAGCCCCCCTCCTAACAGCAGTCTTAGAACTATATTAACAAAAGAAGGACCCCACAACAGCAGAAAGATAATGTCAACAAAGATGATGATTCTTAATGACTCCTTGTTGTTTTCCCTCTCTGCGCTGGGGGGGTCTCTTGCGAGCTGGTACCTGGCGACAACATAGAGTTTGATAGTCATGATCACTTTGGTGAGCACTACGACTTGCAAGCTGACAACTCCGAAAACATAGAACTGTATCGCTTTCGAAAGTGGCAAAAAAATTGTAACGATggtgttaaaataaacatagaTCCAACAGTAGACATTTGCAGTGATTACCACCCGTCGGGTTATGAAGCGCGTGTACATGTATGGGTGGCAAACAGCAAAATAGCGGTCAAACTGTGCAAATAAAAACGTCATTAAGTTTACCCCAAGAAGAGAAGGTAAAATATTGTAAGTTCCATTTCTAGAAGGAAATCCTTCCTGAACATCAAACAGACCGAGATAATACCCCGAACACCCCACCAGCGTGTCACAAATACTGGTGTTCAGCATGAAAATAAACCTGTTCTGAAGGCGGAGCGGTCTGTTGGCAAATATGCTGATGACTAAATGTCCCGGTACCAGAACAGCAGTTGTTGCTAAgataaattgaaaaataaaaatggcataATCCACAGGAATGTCGAAGTTCACTGAGAGAGCTATACCTACTCCTTCAGGGTCTGTGGTGTTGGAGGTGAGCATTGTTGCCAACATGCTCTTTGGTTTTAATATCCGTATAAAGCTGGTTATTAAGGTGTCGCCCATGTATACCCAAACGATTTTCCCACGGGGCGTTACCTAAGCTCACTTTTCATATTATTGTTTAGGACTgaacctttaaaatgtttttttttaaacatttgagtACGTTTTGTTAAGGAATATTTTGACATGATTATCAACATATTGGTGCCCCTTCTGCTGCATGTTCAGTGTAATGTTAGTTTTTTAATCAACCAAACACTTAGTATCCACTTGATAGACTATGAGGTACACATGAACAATCTGcaattaatgtattattttaagtggtaacacttttgtttttggcctaaaatgtgtttggaCTGTAATATGTATTGGTCTGGCTTAAAAACCCTTTTGCCACAAGCATGAAGAGGTCAAAACGGCAGCAACCGTTGTAGTTTAGCAACTTTATGAGCCTCATATGCTTCCCATAATATTACTAAATGACATATAAGAAATGCATAAGCAAggcagtttgtttgtttgtttgtttgtttcgtTTAATTTCTTTATGATATACAAAATCgtttgaatacaataaaaacaattaaaacactttgttaaatgtaataaaaaaaatgtatgattttggAGCCATTTTGGTGTGTAACTGCCACACCTGTATTGTATTACCTCTCCGCAACAATTCAACTACAACTTTTGCCTCATGTTTAATACAATCAGAGGTTGCTATAAATTGTAGAATAGAGTCCTCTAATATCTATCCCACTCAGGGCCGCCCCTCCCTGTATATGCAGAACAAGCTGGGGGCCTCATTTTATGCGCAAATGCGGCGCAATTATGCTGCAATTATGCCCAAGGCCACAATTTGGCGCCCCGGGCAGCACTGATCCCTCTTGACACTTATTAAGGAAAGAACCGCATTGCTGATCCGGCTTGGCAAGCTTTTTTCAAAACAGGGGCATTTGAAACTTTTGTTTAAAAGAGCAGAtaaaaagctttgaaataaCAGTCAGGCTTCCCAG of the Eleginops maclovinus isolate JMC-PN-2008 ecotype Puerto Natales chromosome 12, JC_Emac_rtc_rv5, whole genome shotgun sequence genome contains:
- the LOC134873318 gene encoding uncharacterized protein LOC134873318, whose protein sequence is MLTSNTTDPEGVGIALSVNFDIPVDYAIFIFQFILATTAVLVPGHLVISIFANRPLRLQNRFIFMLNTSICDTLVGCSGYYLGLFDVQEGFPSRNGTYNILPSLLGVNLMTFLFAQFDRYFAVCHPYMYTRFITRRVVITANVYCWIYVYFNTIVTIFLPLSKAIQFYVFGVVSLQVVVLTKVIMTIKLYVVARYQLARDPPSAERENNKESLRIIIFVDIIFLLLWGPSFVNIVLRLLLGGGLIFRNEATNLFAILARLSAVCTPAVYLWGSPALRQATVKHVWGKLCPRCRKR
- the LOC134873317 gene encoding G-protein coupled receptor 183-like — encoded protein: MLPANITDSIRGGVPLSVDFESPQDYVIFIFQIIFATVTVLVAGSVVISILATSALRLQNRFIFMLNTSICDTLVGVSVYYLGLFDVQEGYPPRNGTYNILPSLLGVNILTFLFAQFDRYFAVCHPFIYSRFVTRQFVIGINIYCWVYNSAHLLARNLLPSSKAIQMYVISIVLFQMILVTKVAMTIKLYVVARVQLARDPPSAEKESKKESLRIIIFVVISFLVLWCPSFVNIIIRFTGVGGLTSRNEATNLFAIMARFNAVCTPSVYIWGSPALREAMVKTVWGRVCLKCRGR